From a region of the Agromyces ramosus genome:
- a CDS encoding cytochrome c oxidase assembly protein, with amino-acid sequence MPRSVRVLGPAVLTLVALVATFAGLAYGGGAAEQLIQDPGPVARYGVPVAKLFVNLGAAGMIGALVLAVWALTPKRREFDLALDVAAASAAVMTVASAASGLFTFLVVTGAPFDIGDTFGQQLGQFVTTIELGQAWLTTTLVAATVTVLCFAVRNHTALVFVTVLAVTSLVPLAQQGHAAGSAGHSEAITALGLHLVFAAAWVGGLVTIVLLRRELGVDRLPVVLARYSTVALVCFIVVALSGYASAALRVGTLDELATPYGVLVLVKLTALVALGLFGAAQRRFLIGRMSRAGASGTGTFWLLVVVELAFMGLASGVAAALARTATPVSEAEAGSLARTPAEILTGEPLPPWPDWTRYFTEWSPDLIWLLACGFGIFFYLAGVRRLRKRGDRWPVYRAVLWVAGLVLLAYVTNGGVNVYEQYLFSAHMLGHMVLTMAVPVLLVPGAPVTLAARSIRPRDDGSRGGREWILLAVHSKFAGVIANPIVAAVLFAGSLWVFYYSPLFRWTMVDHIGHEWMIVHFLITGYLFVQSLIGIDPVPYRLPYPFRLVLLLGTMAFHAFFGLAIMSGTGLLLADWYGAMGWGTDALVDQQLGGGIAWSIGEIPTVALAITVAVQWSRSDEKESKRRDRHADRTGDAELEEYNARLAAIADHDLRAE; translated from the coding sequence GTGCCCCGCTCCGTCCGCGTGCTCGGCCCTGCCGTGCTCACCCTCGTCGCCCTCGTCGCGACGTTCGCGGGCCTCGCCTACGGCGGGGGAGCGGCTGAGCAGCTGATCCAGGACCCCGGGCCCGTCGCCCGGTACGGCGTCCCCGTCGCGAAGCTGTTCGTGAACCTCGGCGCGGCCGGCATGATCGGCGCGCTCGTGCTCGCGGTGTGGGCGCTCACCCCGAAACGGCGCGAGTTCGACCTCGCGCTCGACGTGGCCGCGGCATCCGCCGCTGTCATGACCGTCGCGAGTGCCGCGAGCGGTCTCTTCACCTTCCTCGTCGTGACCGGCGCACCGTTCGACATCGGCGATACCTTCGGGCAGCAGCTCGGGCAGTTCGTCACCACGATCGAACTCGGCCAGGCGTGGCTCACGACGACGCTCGTCGCGGCCACGGTGACCGTGCTCTGCTTCGCGGTGCGCAACCACACCGCGCTCGTCTTCGTCACGGTGCTTGCGGTCACGTCGCTCGTGCCGCTCGCGCAACAGGGTCACGCGGCCGGCTCGGCCGGGCACTCCGAGGCGATCACCGCCCTCGGCCTGCACCTCGTGTTCGCCGCGGCCTGGGTGGGCGGGCTCGTCACGATCGTGTTGCTCCGACGCGAGCTCGGCGTCGACCGGCTGCCCGTCGTGCTGGCCCGCTACTCGACGGTCGCTCTCGTCTGCTTCATCGTCGTGGCGCTCTCGGGATATGCGAGCGCAGCCCTCCGCGTGGGCACCTTGGACGAGCTCGCGACGCCCTACGGCGTGCTCGTGCTCGTGAAGCTGACCGCCCTCGTCGCACTCGGACTGTTCGGCGCGGCCCAGCGCCGATTCCTGATCGGCCGGATGTCGCGCGCCGGGGCATCCGGAACCGGCACGTTCTGGCTCCTCGTCGTCGTCGAGCTCGCGTTCATGGGCCTCGCGTCGGGTGTCGCGGCCGCCCTCGCCCGCACCGCGACACCCGTCTCGGAAGCCGAGGCCGGCTCGCTCGCCCGCACCCCCGCCGAGATCCTCACCGGCGAGCCCCTGCCGCCGTGGCCCGACTGGACCCGCTACTTCACCGAGTGGAGCCCCGACCTCATCTGGCTGCTCGCCTGCGGGTTCGGCATCTTCTTCTACCTCGCCGGTGTCCGCCGCCTGCGCAAGCGCGGCGACCGCTGGCCCGTCTACCGCGCAGTGCTCTGGGTCGCCGGGCTCGTGCTGCTCGCCTACGTCACCAACGGCGGCGTGAACGTCTACGAGCAGTACCTCTTCTCGGCGCACATGCTCGGCCACATGGTGCTCACGATGGCCGTGCCGGTGCTGCTCGTGCCCGGCGCACCGGTCACGCTCGCGGCGCGTTCCATCCGCCCGCGCGATGACGGCAGCCGTGGCGGCCGCGAGTGGATCCTGCTCGCCGTGCACTCGAAGTTCGCGGGCGTCATCGCCAACCCGATCGTCGCGGCGGTCCTGTTCGCCGGCTCGCTCTGGGTGTTCTACTACTCGCCCCTGTTCCGCTGGACGATGGTCGACCACATCGGCCACGAGTGGATGATCGTGCACTTCCTGATCACGGGCTACCTGTTCGTGCAGTCCCTGATCGGCATCGACCCGGTGCCCTACCGCCTGCCCTACCCGTTCCGGCTCGTCCTCCTGCTCGGCACCATGGCGTTCCACGCGTTCTTCGGCCTCGCGATCATGTCGGGCACCGGCCTGCTGCTCGCCGACTGGTACGGCGCGATGGGGTGGGGCACCGACGCGCTCGTCGATCAGCAGCTCGGTGGCGGCATCGCGTGGTCGATCGGCGAGATCCCGACGGTCGCCCTCGCGATCACGGTCGCCGTGCAGTGGTCGCGCAGCGACGAGAAGGAGTCGAAGCGCCGCGACCGGCACGCCGACCGCACGGGCGACGCGGAGCTCGAGGAGTACAACGCGCGACTGGCGGCGATCGCCGATCACGACCTCCGCGCCGAGTAG
- a CDS encoding HU family DNA-binding protein: protein MADKSLNKTELVAKVAASTGQSQATVDAVLGGLFEALAEAVGSGTKVSIPGWIAVERTHRAARTGRNPQTGAEIQIAAGYSVKVSAGSKLKAAAK, encoded by the coding sequence ATGGCTGACAAGTCGCTCAACAAGACCGAGCTCGTCGCGAAGGTCGCAGCGTCGACCGGACAGAGCCAGGCCACCGTCGATGCCGTGCTCGGCGGCCTCTTCGAGGCGCTCGCCGAGGCCGTCGGCTCCGGCACCAAGGTCTCCATCCCGGGCTGGATCGCCGTCGAGCGCACGCACCGTGCAGCTCGTACCGGCCGCAACCCGCAGACCGGCGCCGAGATCCAGATCGCGGCCGGCTACTCGGTCAAGGTCTCGGCCGGCTCGAAGCTCAAGGCTGCTGCGAAGTAA
- the rpsN gene encoding 30S ribosomal protein S14 gives MAKKSKIARNEQRKVIVARYAAKRLELKKALVDENGTDESREAARQGLQKLPRNASPVRVRSRDAIDGRPRGNLSKFGVSRVRFRDMAHRGELPGITKSSW, from the coding sequence ATGGCGAAGAAGAGCAAGATCGCGCGCAACGAACAGCGCAAGGTGATCGTCGCGCGGTACGCGGCCAAGCGCCTCGAGCTGAAGAAGGCGCTCGTCGACGAGAACGGCACCGACGAGAGCCGCGAGGCGGCTCGTCAGGGCCTCCAGAAGCTTCCGCGCAACGCGTCGCCGGTGCGCGTCCGTTCGCGTGACGCCATCGACGGTCGCCCCCGCGGCAACCTCTCGAAGTTCGGTGTGTCGCGTGTTCGCTTCCGCGACATGGCGCACCGTGGCGAGCTGCCCGGCATCACCAAGTCGAGCTGGTAG
- the rpmG gene encoding 50S ribosomal protein L33: MAKAQDIRPIIKLRSTAGTGYTYVTRKNRRNNPDRLVLKKYDPVVRKHVDFREER; this comes from the coding sequence ATGGCGAAGGCGCAAGACATTCGGCCGATCATCAAGCTTCGGTCGACCGCCGGCACCGGGTACACCTACGTGACCCGCAAGAACCGCCGCAACAACCCCGACCGTCTCGTGCTCAAGAAGTACGACCCCGTAGTGCGCAAGCACGTCGACTTCCGAGAGGAGCGCTAA
- the rpmB gene encoding 50S ribosomal protein L28, with translation MAAVCQVTGAIPGFGHNISHSHRRTKRRFDPNVQKKTYFVPSLRRNITINVSAKGIKVIDARGIESVVKDMQARGVKL, from the coding sequence ATGGCAGCAGTGTGCCAGGTGACCGGAGCCATTCCCGGCTTCGGACACAACATCTCGCACTCGCACCGCCGGACGAAGCGCCGCTTCGACCCGAACGTGCAGAAGAAGACGTACTTCGTGCCGTCGCTTCGTCGGAACATCACCATCAACGTGTCCGCCAAGGGCATCAAGGTGATCGACGCTCGCGGCATCGAGTCAGTGGTCAAGGACATGCAGGCACGTGGGGTGAAGCTCTAA
- a CDS encoding MmcQ/YjbR family DNA-binding protein, with protein MATWDDVRELALALPETREHVSRGSLHWRVRLKSFAWERPLRRADLDSLGIAAQTGAVLGAATEDEAVKRALIAEDPTVFFTTSHFEGYAAVLVHLDRISRRRLTEVVAEAWAAKAPPRLLHEHLERNPD; from the coding sequence ATGGCGACGTGGGACGACGTACGCGAGCTCGCGCTCGCCCTCCCCGAGACGAGAGAGCATGTCTCGCGCGGGAGCCTGCACTGGAGGGTGCGCCTGAAGAGCTTCGCGTGGGAGCGCCCCCTTCGGCGCGCCGACCTCGACTCGCTCGGCATCGCGGCACAGACCGGCGCGGTGCTCGGCGCCGCGACCGAGGATGAGGCCGTGAAGCGGGCGCTCATCGCCGAGGACCCGACGGTGTTCTTCACGACGTCGCACTTCGAGGGGTACGCGGCCGTGCTCGTGCACCTCGATCGCATCTCGCGCCGGCGTCTCACGGAAGTCGTCGCGGAGGCGTGGGCGGCCAAGGCTCCCCCGCGTCTGCTGCACGAGCACCTCGAGCGAAATCCCGACTAG
- a CDS encoding glutamate decarboxylase: protein MFARAGEATDFPLNRLPEGESLGETAYQIVHDEAMLDGNARLNLATFVGTWMDPYATRLYSESADKNMVDKDEYPQTAAIETRCWNMLASLWNAPDTDNAIGTSTIGSSEACMLGGLAMKRRWQLARRAEGRSTEKPNLILSSAVQVCWEKFCNYWDVEARYVPITDEHKVLDGHELEKYVDENTIGVVAIMGVTYTGMYEPVAQIAAALDKIQADTGLDVKIHVDGASGAMIAPFLQPELEWDFRVDRVISISTSAHKYGLVYPGLGWVVWRSVDDLPKELVFDVTYLGGHMPSFALNFSRPGAQVLLQYYLFLRLGWDGYYKVQKASQDVAVYLSGEIGKMPAFELWNDGTDIPVFAWQLAKGHTDKWNLYHLSERLRLKGWLIPAYPMPDDLTDLTVQRIVVRNGLSRNLAESLIVDITEAVDYLDRLESPMPTEGLVSSFTH, encoded by the coding sequence ATGTTCGCTCGCGCCGGCGAGGCGACCGACTTCCCGCTGAATCGGCTGCCGGAGGGTGAATCGCTGGGGGAGACCGCCTACCAGATCGTGCACGACGAGGCGATGCTCGACGGGAACGCGCGACTGAACCTCGCGACGTTCGTCGGCACGTGGATGGACCCGTACGCCACGAGGCTGTACTCGGAATCCGCCGACAAGAACATGGTCGACAAAGACGAGTACCCGCAGACCGCGGCGATCGAGACCCGCTGCTGGAACATGCTCGCGAGCCTCTGGAACGCGCCCGACACCGACAACGCCATCGGCACGTCGACGATCGGCTCCTCCGAGGCATGCATGCTCGGCGGCCTCGCGATGAAGCGACGCTGGCAGCTCGCGCGCCGGGCCGAAGGCAGGTCGACCGAGAAGCCGAACCTCATCCTCTCGAGCGCCGTCCAGGTGTGCTGGGAGAAGTTCTGCAACTACTGGGACGTCGAGGCGCGCTACGTGCCCATCACCGACGAGCACAAGGTGCTCGACGGCCACGAGCTCGAGAAGTACGTCGATGAGAACACCATCGGCGTCGTCGCGATCATGGGGGTCACGTACACCGGCATGTACGAGCCCGTCGCGCAGATCGCGGCCGCGCTCGACAAGATCCAGGCCGACACGGGGCTCGACGTGAAGATCCATGTCGACGGGGCATCCGGCGCCATGATCGCACCGTTCCTCCAGCCCGAGCTCGAGTGGGACTTCCGGGTCGATCGGGTCATCTCGATCAGCACCTCTGCGCACAAGTACGGACTCGTGTACCCGGGCCTCGGCTGGGTGGTCTGGCGCTCGGTCGACGACCTTCCGAAGGAGCTCGTCTTCGACGTGACCTACCTCGGCGGCCACATGCCGAGCTTCGCCCTCAACTTCTCGCGCCCGGGCGCCCAGGTGCTGTTGCAGTACTACCTGTTCCTCCGGCTCGGGTGGGACGGCTACTACAAGGTGCAGAAGGCCTCGCAGGATGTCGCGGTGTACCTCTCGGGCGAGATCGGCAAGATGCCCGCCTTCGAGCTGTGGAACGACGGCACCGATATCCCGGTGTTCGCCTGGCAGCTGGCGAAGGGCCACACCGACAAATGGAACCTGTACCACCTGTCGGAGCGGCTGCGGCTGAAGGGCTGGCTCATTCCCGCGTACCCGATGCCGGACGATCTCACCGACCTCACCGTGCAGCGCATCGTCGTGCGCAACGGACTCAGCCGCAACCTCGCCGAGTCCCTCATCGTCGACATCACGGAGGCCGTCGACTACCTCGATCGGCTCGAATCGCCGATGCCCACCGAGGGCCTCGTGTCCTCCTTCACCCACTAG
- a CDS encoding Fur family transcriptional regulator, translating into MKRNTWQREAVREALDDTEGFISAQALHSSLHSSGSPIGLATVYRALGDLASTGEADSLQSPDGEALYRACTTTGHHHHLICRNCGLTVEIAADEVETWAKRVAAEHGFTGAAHVVDVFGLCANCTKLAAV; encoded by the coding sequence ATGAAGCGCAACACCTGGCAACGCGAAGCCGTTCGCGAGGCGCTCGACGACACCGAGGGCTTCATCAGCGCCCAGGCGCTGCACTCCTCGCTGCACTCGAGCGGATCACCCATCGGGCTCGCGACCGTCTATCGGGCGCTCGGCGACCTCGCCTCGACGGGTGAGGCCGACTCGCTGCAGTCGCCCGACGGCGAGGCCCTCTACCGCGCGTGCACCACGACCGGCCACCACCATCACCTCATCTGCCGCAACTGCGGGCTGACCGTCGAGATCGCTGCCGACGAGGTCGAGACCTGGGCCAAGCGGGTCGCCGCCGAGCACGGCTTCACCGGCGCCGCCCACGTCGTCGACGTGTTCGGCCTGTGCGCGAACTGCACGAAGCTCGCTGCCGTCTGA
- a CDS encoding metal ABC transporter permease → MGYFERALLASIVIGAGAGFVGALVVLRRRTFFAQALTHASYPGAVAAAAIGVSVPLGAAVASVVIVAVMAGIARVRRQGAQVAAGIVLTGGFAAGALLQAALPGLPVRADSLLVGSILTVSDGDILLAASVAVIAVIVVAGFGKEIAFSTFDPPGFRAAGYREWPVELLVLGLTAAVVVSSLPAVGAILAIALIAAPATAARLIAPTFGGILVAAPLIGAASGVVGVLASRALAIAAGPAIAIAATAFFLLALGISKVRGLPLNRVSIPVETAEDARIA, encoded by the coding sequence ATGGGCTACTTCGAACGCGCACTGCTCGCATCGATCGTCATCGGCGCGGGCGCGGGATTCGTCGGCGCCCTCGTCGTGCTGCGCCGCCGCACGTTCTTCGCGCAGGCCCTCACGCACGCGAGCTACCCCGGCGCAGTTGCGGCGGCCGCGATCGGCGTGAGCGTGCCGCTGGGAGCGGCCGTGGCATCCGTCGTCATCGTCGCCGTCATGGCGGGCATCGCCCGCGTGCGCCGGCAGGGAGCCCAAGTGGCGGCGGGCATCGTGCTGACCGGCGGCTTCGCGGCCGGCGCCCTGCTGCAGGCGGCGTTGCCCGGCCTGCCCGTGCGAGCCGACTCGCTGCTCGTGGGCTCGATCCTCACGGTGAGCGACGGAGATATTCTGCTGGCGGCATCCGTCGCCGTCATTGCCGTGATCGTGGTCGCCGGTTTCGGCAAGGAGATCGCGTTCTCGACGTTCGACCCCCCGGGATTCCGCGCCGCGGGCTACCGCGAGTGGCCCGTCGAACTGCTCGTGCTGGGCCTCACGGCGGCGGTCGTCGTCAGCTCGCTGCCCGCGGTCGGCGCGATCCTCGCGATCGCCCTCATCGCCGCACCGGCCACCGCGGCTCGCCTGATCGCCCCGACCTTCGGGGGCATCCTCGTCGCGGCGCCGCTGATCGGTGCGGCATCCGGCGTCGTCGGCGTGCTCGCCTCTCGCGCACTCGCGATCGCGGCCGGCCCGGCGATCGCGATCGCCGCCACCGCGTTCTTCCTCCTCGCACTGGGAATCTCCAAGGTGCGCGGGCTACCGTTGAATCGAGTCTCCATACCGGTCGAGACCGCAGAGGATGCACGAATCGCATGA
- a CDS encoding metal ABC transporter permease, which produces MRFGDAPVSLGDVLFGAFAIPFMGRALVVMLVLALVAGVVGVLVNLRGLEFISDGLTHAVFPGLAIGLAIGGTAGLLPGAAIAALAGAVALTLLARAGVTSDAAIAIVLTATFSVGVIVVSRSDDYAGELEALLFGRVLTIPPAEVLPLVLVSLIALAAVAVTLKQQVFRAFDARASRAAGDSGLTLDLVLNAAVALVVVAAASTIGTLLVLALLIVPGAVSRLVTERLWWLFPAAAAFAALGAWLGLAAGFGMSVGAGLELPAGATIVAVFVLGYGLVLFARWLLDRRAAGDNRAAIGPEPAEPADLADPVIRPSAAGEGR; this is translated from the coding sequence ATGCGATTCGGCGATGCCCCGGTGAGCCTCGGCGACGTGCTCTTCGGGGCGTTCGCGATCCCGTTCATGGGGCGCGCCCTCGTCGTGATGCTCGTGCTCGCACTCGTGGCGGGTGTGGTCGGCGTGCTCGTGAACCTGCGCGGGCTCGAGTTCATCAGTGATGGGCTCACCCATGCCGTGTTCCCGGGACTCGCGATCGGGCTGGCGATCGGCGGAACAGCCGGGCTGCTTCCGGGGGCTGCGATCGCCGCGCTGGCGGGCGCGGTCGCGTTGACGCTGCTGGCGCGGGCAGGGGTCACCTCGGATGCCGCGATCGCGATCGTGCTCACCGCGACCTTCAGCGTCGGCGTCATCGTCGTCTCGCGCAGCGACGACTACGCCGGCGAGCTCGAGGCCCTCCTCTTCGGTCGCGTGCTCACGATCCCGCCTGCCGAGGTGCTGCCCCTCGTCCTCGTGAGCCTCATCGCACTGGCTGCGGTGGCCGTCACGCTGAAGCAGCAGGTGTTCCGGGCGTTCGACGCACGGGCGAGCCGCGCCGCCGGCGACTCGGGCCTCACGCTCGACCTCGTGCTCAACGCCGCCGTCGCGCTCGTCGTCGTCGCCGCGGCGAGCACCATCGGCACGCTCCTCGTGCTCGCCCTCCTGATCGTGCCCGGCGCCGTCTCACGGCTCGTCACCGAGCGGCTGTGGTGGCTCTTCCCGGCCGCGGCCGCTTTCGCCGCGCTCGGTGCATGGCTGGGGCTCGCCGCCGGGTTCGGGATGTCGGTCGGCGCCGGGCTCGAACTGCCGGCGGGCGCCACCATCGTCGCGGTGTTCGTGCTCGGCTACGGACTCGTGCTGTTCGCGCGGTGGCTGCTCGATCGACGGGCGGCGGGAGACAACCGCGCGGCGATCGGACCCGAGCCGGCCGAGCCGGCCGACCTGGCCGACCCGGTCATCCGGCCGTCGGCAGCGGGGGAGGGGCGCTGA